TTAGGTTCTTCAAAATAGGGGCTTTGTCAACAGCCTGAGCCCCTTAGGGCGACACATTGATAGCGATGGTGGCGTAAGCCCCTCGGGAAAAGTAAACACAGAGTATTTTTTTTCACTTTTCCGGTTCCCTCAAGCCCCTTAGGGCGACACAAAAATAGCGATGGTGGCGTAAGCCCCTCGTAGTTATAAATAAATAATATCAAGGAGAAAAAAATGCCTGCATCCTTTTGTCATTTGGCTGTTCATATCGTGTTTTCTACCAAAAATCGTAAGACCTAGCTAAAAAAACCACTTGCTGAAGATATGCATGCCTATATCTATGGTTTATTTATAAATTTAAAGGGCTTACCTCTTGCCATTGGTGGAATTGAAGACCATATCCATATTCTTTGCCTGGCTCCTAAAGAACTATGTCTGGTTAAATTTATGGAAAAGTTAGAAGCAAATTCCAGTAAAAGGTTCCGGGAAAAAACAAAATTGGATTTTCATTAGCAGGATGGTTATGCTTCATTTTACGAGGGGCTTACGCACCCATCGCTATTTTTGTGTCGCCCTAAGGGGCTTTTGGGCAGAGGGCGAAGAGATATTTTTTCTGCATTTTTACGAGGGGCTTACGCGCCCATCGCTATTTTAGTGTCGCCCTAAGGGGCTTTTGGGCAGAGGGCGGAGGGCGAAGAGATATATTTTCCGCATTTTACGAGGGGCTTACGCACCCATCGCTATTTTTGTGTCGCCCTAAGGGGCTTTTTTATTCGGAAGAACGACGTCCTCGTCGTTCAAGCACAAGAAGGGGTTGACCAGGAGGTAAACATTGCGATGTCGCCCTTAGGGGCTTTTTTATTCGGAAGAACGACGTCCTCGTCGTTCAAGCACAAGAAGGGGTTGACCAGGAGGTAAACATTGCGATGTCGCCCTTAGGGGCTTTTTTATTCGGAAGAACGACGTCCTCGTCGTTCAAGCACAAGAAGGGGTTGACCAGGAGGTAAACATTGCGATGTCGCCCTTAGGGGCATACAAGCATTGAGTAAAAAGCGAAGAGTTTGTTTTCCCATTTTTTTCAAGTGTATCACTTTTCGTGTGCCAACTCGTACCATTTTTTATTGCCATCCACAATGTAGGCGTAAGCTCCTCGGAGGGTTATGAACGACAAGATGGGGTTCTTCCAGAATAAAAAGTGCGGAGCTTCAGCGAGCTCCGGCTACACAACATCGTAACCGGTGGAGGGTTATGAACGACAAGATGTCGTTCTTCCGGAAAGAAAAATACGGAGCTTCAGCGAGCTCCGGCTACATAACATCGTAACCGGCGGAAAGTTTAAACCTGAAAAAACCCGAAATGCTCTCAATAACTCTCCGATATGATTCCCATATCTTTCCCGTATCGCAATATGGGCACGATACGGGAATCTCATCCTCAGCATATCGCAAAAAATAGAGGGCTCTGAAGGGATGAAAATGATTTTCCTTGACAGATAACCTGCCTCCAAATTTTTAGCTTAAAAGATATGCACAAAAATGGTCCAGTAACTCAGCGGAAGAGTATCTGCCTTTTAAGCAGAGAGTCGTTGGTTCGAGTCCAACCTGGATCACCATTTTGCGACCCCTTCGTCTATTGGTTAGGACTCAAGATTTTCATTCTTGCAAGAGGGGTTCAATTCCCCTAGGGGTCGCCATTTTACAGGTTAAAATTAATGATCCAATTGCTGTCCCGTTCGTCTAGTGGCCTAGGACTCGTGATTCTCAGTCATGCAACAGGGGTTCGATTCCCCTACGGGATGCCAAATATCTACATATTGGTTCGTATTTTGCAATATAAATAATAAAACACAGAAGAGAACAGGATGCAAATGGATAACGAGTTTATCGGCAAAGGAAAAATGAAAATCAGCTATCAAGTTGGAATGGATGGAGTTAAACATAGCTTCACACTGCCGCGTTATGCCTTGATTTTGTTAATTGTTTTCCTGGCATTCTTGCTTATTTCCACTATCCTTATGTTTACTATCGCAAACAGTAACGCTCAGCGCAATGCCTCGCTGAAGCGTTTGGAAACGGAAAATAAGGAGTTACGCGCCAAGCTTGATTTTTATGCCGCTACCGTGGATTCCATTTATAAAAGATTAGATAATTTGCAAATAAAGGTGAATGAGGGAGCGGAAAATTACCCTGTTTTGAATTTTAAGCAGGGAGAAAAGAAGGTATATGTTTTTGAACCTGCTTTACGCAATCGGATGGAAGACCTGGAAACAAAAATGGCTGCAATTCTGGTGTTAATTTCAGAACCCGAAAATGCTGTTCCGGTTTTACCTGCAGGGGAAAATGTCGCCGATTATATCCCTTCCATTTATCCTGCTTTCGGCAGGATTTCTGACGGCTGGGGCTTACGAGTTCATCCTATTCGCAATGAAATTGAGTTCCACTATGGTTTGGATATCGCTAATGAACCGGGAACTCCTGTTTATGCTACTGCCGCCGGAACAGTTACAACTACGGATTATGAAACCAGTTATGGTAAAAGAATAATAATCAAGCACGGAAATGGTTATGAGACACTTTATGGCCATCTATACAGCTATCTGGTGCGTTCCGGCGATCAAGTTATCAAGGGTCAAATTATTGGTTTAATGGGTAGTTCGGGAATTTCTACAGGACCGCACTTGCACTATGAAGTGCATAACAACGATGTAAAAATGAATCCTGTTGCCTATTTAAATCGCATAGATGAGCCCCTCTATGCTTTGCGCTGAAAAAACACGCG
The sequence above is a segment of the Candidatus Cloacimonas sp. genome. Coding sequences within it:
- a CDS encoding transposase gives rise to the protein MHAYIYGLFINLKGLPLAIGGIEDHIHILCLAPKELCLVKFMEKLEANSSKRFREKTKLDFH
- a CDS encoding M23 family metallopeptidase, with amino-acid sequence MDNEFIGKGKMKISYQVGMDGVKHSFTLPRYALILLIVFLAFLLISTILMFTIANSNAQRNASLKRLETENKELRAKLDFYAATVDSIYKRLDNLQIKVNEGAENYPVLNFKQGEKKVYVFEPALRNRMEDLETKMAAILVLISEPENAVPVLPAGENVADYIPSIYPAFGRISDGWGLRVHPIRNEIEFHYGLDIANEPGTPVYATAAGTVTTTDYETSYGKRIIIKHGNGYETLYGHLYSYLVRSGDQVIKGQIIGLMGSSGISTGPHLHYEVHNNDVKMNPVAYLNRIDEPLYALR